The Strigops habroptila isolate Jane chromosome 14, bStrHab1.2.pri, whole genome shotgun sequence genomic sequence tGGCACAGGTGGTCCAGAACTGGGGCGTGAATGAAGCAGAGCCATGGAGGACCATCAGCCCCATGCTGCTTCCTCGTGTCCCATCCCACCCTACTGTCCCCCCTCGGGTGGTCGGTGATGGTCTCTGTTCCACACAGATCTCGCGCTGTCTCTCCATCCCCTGCTTCGTCTCCTCCTCGGATGAGTGTCTCTGGACAGACTGGGCGATGGAGAAGAACAACGTGGATGGGCGGCAGGCGAAGCACTACGCTTGCATCAAGAGGAGCGATGGCTCGTGCGCCTGGTACCGCGGCATGGCCCCCCCCAAGCAAGAGTTTCTCGACATTGAGGACCCCTAAAGCCAAATGAGCGCATTCCAGTAGCCAGTAGAAAAAACCTGCGAGATGTTAGACTGGTCCACGCTGATATCAGTCCCTGGAGACAGCATGAAAACCCGCTCGGCCACGGGGATCCCGGGGCTGCGGCGGCTGCCATGGGCGTGCGGgggggcagggacagggaccTGCTCTGTggcagggctgagcagggcagccCCCACTGAGGGGGGACCCCACAGTGGGGGCTGCATCCCACCAGGCCACACTCAGCCCTGGCACCCCAGCAGCTGTGAAGGATCCGAACCCTCGGGAGTGGCGGGAGTTGCCCCGTCTGTGTAGCAGGTCTACCAGTGCCCCCGCACCGGGGGAGCCGCACCAGCAGCTCTTGCCAGGCAGGCCCCCTACCGCAGTGTCCCAGGCCACCCCCCAGCAGCGGAGACCCCctgtccccctccccaaaacctGCCCATCCTTCCCTTTGGGATGCAGGAAGGGTCCAGCCCTCCAGGCAGAGTCCCGAGCTGCGTATGAGGGGCTATAGGCCTTTCATGGGGCCGGCTGGCTCCTGTGGAAATGCCTGGAGGGGCACCTGAGCATGGTTGGAGGGCCCCCCTCTTCTCTTCACACACCCTGGACCCGCTGCCCTTCTCTCCACATGCTCCTCTCCCCCGGGGACACGGAGGTGAGTGCAGGGTTCACCACTTCCCCCAGGATCGCGTGGGACCATTCCCACCGCAGCCTCCTGCACgggggcagagctgctgcggccccttctgcagctgctgccattgcacaggctcagccccagcagcttTGTGGGCAGGAGGGCTCAGCAGGGCGCAGGGGCAGGAGCTCCGGCTGCAGAGTCTTTCCCATCTCCTCGTGCAGTGTTGGCTGAGCTGTGCCGTTGTCTGCGGCAGCGCCTTGGCCGGTCGAGCTCCCTCATCCACAGTGGTGGGGATGGAGCCTTGTACCCGGGTGGGCGTAGGCTGCAAGCAGCCGCAGGAATCCCCGTCCTCCCTTGGTGAACCCCCCGTCGCACCTCAGGCCCCACTTTCTCTGAGCCATTCCCACGTTGCAGCGACACTGACGTGTGCCGCGGGGCTGCCCGTCTGCGACGGCTCCAGCCGTGGCGCCCGCCGCAGCTCCGGGAGGTGTTTTCATGCTGAGCATCCCTGTCAGGTCTAAGATGTCGTACTGGACCAGTCTGGGCAATTTCAACGTATTaaagagaaacattaaaaagaaaagaaaacccccaactCCACGGCCCCGCGTCCCGCCCGCGCTGTATGGTTGTATCACACGTGCCATTGCTCCTGTCGCTGCTGGTAGTCTGTCCGAGTCTAATATCGCCACTTGTTCTGCCGCCGGCTCTGTGCTCCCTGTGCTCTGATTGCGGTCTCGTGCCGATGCTGGTGCCCCCtcgggccccgccgccgctcctcagaggggagggaaggggaggagggggggagtCCCCGCCGGGTGTTAACCGGGGCCGCGGGAGgcgccgcgggggggggggcggtcCCGGTGCCcgagggggcgtggccagggCGGGGGCGGGGCTACGGCGGGCACGTCGCGAGCTGCGCGCGCCGAAGCGCCGTCCCCCGGCACTAGATCCGCGGCGCAGGCGCAGCGCAACCTCAGCCCCGCCAGCCCGTCCGGAGCTGGGCGGGACGTGGAGGCTGATTGGACGCGGCTGATTGAGCGGAGCCGTCGGTTCAGCGCGGCTGATTGGATGATTGGACTTCGAGGATTGGAGGTGATTGACTTGAGCGGACCCCGAGGGTTCGACGTCGCTGATTGGGCGGGCCCTGAGGGTTGGACGCCGCTTATTGGGCGCGGCGGACGCTGGTCCCGCCCCGTTAAGGGCCAGGCGCGGAAACAGCGATGCTGCCGGCGGAGCGGCGCCGGCTCTTCAGGGCACGTGCGCCCGGCGCGCCCCGCGCGGTGAGTGTGGCGGGGTGGGGGCGCAGCCGGTACCGGGGCCCGCGGCGGTGGCGGGTGGGGACCCGAGGGGTGCGCGGTGGCGGGGCCGAGCCGTGTCGGGCCGGGGTCAGGCCAGGCTGCGGCCTGTTGCACCCGTAGTGCGCGGCCCTGCGATGGGAACGGAACGGGCCGGTGTCCTCCGCTCAACTGCCCGCCTCTCCCTGCAGCCGGGGACACAGGGCCTCGCCATGCCGGTCACGGAGAGGCTGCGGGAGCTGATGAAGAGGGCCCGGCGGGAGATGAACGGGAACATGACCCAGCTGCTGGCCGGCTCTGCCAAgaaggtgctgctgcagaaggtcGAGTTCGAACCCGCCCGCCGGACCTTCTCCGAGCAGCTGCAGAGGCTCCGTGGCAAGTACGTGCGGCTGAACTCCCCAGCCAAGGCTGCCGGACACCAGTGCGGCCCCGAGGAGCAGCAGCGAGTCGAGCAGGGTAAGTACCGCGGGCTCAGTGGGCACAACCGCAGCCCACACCATACGGCTCACCCACCGCCCCTCGTCCCACAGAGAGCGGCGATGCCCTGGTGGGCTCAAGGGACGGGATCCCTGCGCCCCAGAAGGTGCTCTTCCCCGTGGAGCGCCTGTCCCTGAAGTGGGAGAAGGTGCACCGGATCGGCGCGGGACTGCGCAACCTTGGGAACACGTGTTTCCTCAACTCCACCGTGCAGTGCCTGACCTACACCCCGCCGCTCGCTAACTACCTGCTCTCCaaggagcacagcagcacctgTGAGTAGTGGGGCCTGGCTCGGCAGGCGGCTGTGCTGGCAGGTCCCTGCTCCCCGCGCTGGGCTCAGCATCTCTGCACGTGGCTCTGGCAAGGGCCATGTGGGTGTCGGGATGAACCTTCTCCACTCCCTCCTGCCCGCTTCTCCACCGAGATGCTGTTCCTGCGTACAGCTCCTTTGTCCCGGCCATAGCACCGTTCCTGAGCTCTGCATCCTTGTGTCTGGGGAGCCTTGTGTCCGTGATGGGTGTAGCCAGGACGAAGATGGGTCCAGCGGGATCTGCTGGCTTCCTGGGGCCTGAGCTGGGCATCCCAAACAGCCCCTGCCTGTGTGAGGGCAGAAGGATGCATAGAGGCAGCACATGCTGTTGATGAGTGACTTTGAAAGGGAATGTGATGGGCATCGCTCTGAGCTGTGAGCAAGGAGAGCATCAGGGCTTGCAGCCCCATCATCTCCCCCGCAGGGTTGACCTGTGTGCTCCTCCAGCCGGTACTTGTGATGTGTTTTCCATTCGCATGAGTGCTGTTTTGTCTGGGTGGTGCTATGACTGTGGCTATGCCAGACAGGGTGACATGTGCTGGTCCCTGTGTACTCGAGATGCCCTAGAGCTGGACCGTAGCACAGACCTCATGGGGAAAATTGAGCTGTGGTGGACCGGTGATGCCCTGTCTCCTGCACAGCCTTGTTCTTTATTCAGTTTGTCCCCAACATCTTGTCATCTTCTCCTCTGCCGCAGGTGACCAAGGCAGCTTCTGCATGATGTGTATCATGCAGAACCATGTCGCGCAGGCTTTTGCCAACAGTGGCAACGTGATAAAGCCGGTGGCCTTCGTCCGAGACCTCAAGAGTAAGAATGGCTGCACTGcactcccctcccctcccataGCCATGCCGGAGAGCAGGGAGTAATGTGGGAGCAGAACCTCTGAGATGAGGGCAGGTGACTCACGGAACCTGCCAGGACCTTGTGACCTCATGGGCTGTGCGTGGGGCTCCCCCGTGGGTGACACGAGTCTGCCATCCTCTTTGGTTTGAGGGGGCTCAACCCCTGGGGCCCCCGAGGGAGGTGGGGGGCTGTCTCTTGCAGCTCGTGCTGGGGCTGattcctccctctcctgcagAGATCGCTCGGCACATGCGCTTTGGTCAGCAGGAGGATGCGCATGAATTCCTGCGTTACACCATCGACGCTATGCAGAAGTCCTGCCTGAGCGGCTGCACCAGGTACACGGGGCCTCTCTCTGATGGGCTGTCCCTGCTCTTCTCCGCTGGCCCCTCACTTGCCCCCTGCCCCTGCTGGATGGGGGCTGTGGGATCAGCGTGTTCCCCAGGCAGCACTTGTATCCCTGGGCCCTTGCCCTAGGAAGATGTGTTGCCCCTGCAGTGCCCAGCTCTGAGCTCCAGCCAGGAGTTTGTGCTGAGGACACCGTGGTGGCCGCGGGGTGGCCATGGTGCAGGGAGGGTGTGAGAGCCGGTGCTGTTGTCTCTAGGTTGGATTGCGAGACCCAGGCAACAACATTGGTCCACCAGATCTTTGGCGGTTACCTGCGGTCCCGTGGTGAGTGCTCGGTGCCAGGCCGGGTGCTGGGTGGTGGCGGGTACAGGTTGGTGTGCCAGGGTGTGCTCATTGCTCTTTCCTTTGTAGTGGAGTGTTTGGTGTGCAAGAGCGTCTCGGACACGTACGACCCTTTCCTGGACCTGGCACTGGAGATCTGGGTACTGCAGCATGCCGGGGACCCGGTGCTCATGCTCTCCCGGGGCCGGCGTCTCGGCAGGGACCCGGGCTGTCGCCTGGCCGGGCCGCCCGTGCGCTGACCTCTCCTCCATCCTTGCAGCAAGCCAGAGACCTACTGGAGGCGCTGGAGCTGTTCGTGAAGCCAGACCTGCTGGGTGGCGAGAACTCCTACCTGTGCGCAGGGTGCGTGTGGGGCTGCGGGCAGGAACGGGCCTGCggctgtgctggtgggaagCAGGCGGAAAGCCACAACACGGGAGGGCTTCTCGACCTACTCCACGCTAAAGTGTGAGGCCATGGAAGCCTGTGGTGAAAGCTGCCGCTCCTCAGCTCCCTCCTCTCATGAGGAGGACCTGGGCCAGCAGACGTGGCCGTGAGCGGGTGCCTGGTGCCTGCAGGGTCATTTCCGTGGGGTTTGCCCCTTGGCCAGAGCTGGCAATCATCTGGGTGGTGGAACAGCTTGAATAACACAGCTCTTCCTGTGCAGATGCAACAACAGAGTGTCGGCCACCAAACGCTTCAGCATCCACCGACCCTCCAACGTCCTCACGCTCTCACTGAAGCGGTTCTTCTTCTACGGTGGACAGAAACTCACAAAGGTGAGTGCTCGGCaatgcagagctggggctgtctCCTGGCCCgagcagcagggtgggaggtGGTCCTGCTGCTCTTGCCCAGCCGTGCGCTGGGATCTTGTCCTGGCACCTTCCTCATGGTGAcctctgcctggggacagggggCCCCGCTCCCTCAGGAGATGGACTCACAGGACAGCTGAGCTGCTCGTGCTCTAACAGGAAACCTGTCTGCTGTGCAGGCTCCTGAGAcatcctctcttcctctgcaggacTTGGCGTACCCTGAGTTTCTGAACATCCGCCCATATATGTCTAAGAACAAGGGGGATCCTGTCATGTATGGGCTCTATGCAGTGCTGGTGCACTCTGGGTATAGCTGCCATGCAGGGCACTACTACTGCTACGTGAAGGTGAGCCCAGGGCACTCTGGGCTGggggctggtgggtgctgctgggtccCTGCAGGGTGCGGGAAGGAGGGCGCTCAGCAGATGTGTATGGTGGGGAGcactggagggatggggagtaCAGGCTGTGCTCCACTGCAGGAAGCACTCTTGCAGAGTCCTCTTGCCTGCCCTGGGCTGCTGTAGGCTTTGGCCAGAGGAGCTCTGCTGATGGGTGCTGTTTATGCTTGGTCTTCAGCCCAAGAgaggccctggcacagcccaAAGCcattctctcttctccttctgcaggCCAGCAATGGGCAGTGGTACCAGATGAACGACAGCATGGTCCGCTGCAGCAACATCAATGCAGTGCTGAACCAGGAGGCCTACCTGCTGTTCTATGTGAGGTGGGAGCACCTGCAGCTCTCTGAGAGCATTCCAGTTGCTCAAACCCTCGCAGTTAACCCATGTCCTTCTGTTCCAGAATCCCCGGCCCAGAGAAGAGCTTGGACGGGCCCATTGCCAGAGCTGCCTCCAAGCTGACTGTCTGCAATGGCACAGTCTCCAAAGAGGCGAAGAAAACTGTGAGCCACAGGCCCCTGTTTCCATCCCTGGTGAGTCCTGGAGGCTGCTCTTGGGCAGTGCTCCcgggagctgggagctgctgccccttGGGCCGCTCTGCTGCGGCCCGGCAGGGAGCAGGCTGTTTGCAGGAGGGATCCTGCCGAGTCAAGGGTGCCTGTGTGGCCCCGAGGGCAGGATCGCTTTGTGCCCCTGGCTCCTTGAATCCTCTCCTCACTGaacttctccctctctctttgtCCAGAGACGCAGCGTGCTGCCAGAGAAGAAGGGGCCGGGGCCGGAGGAGGTCGGGGTGCCCGTGGACCGCAGGACATTGAGCACGAGACCAGAGCTGCAGAACGGGACCGCCCCGGAGAAGCTGCCCGTCACATCGCTGGGAACCCAAGAGGCCTTCAAAGCCACCTGTGCGGGCACAGCGCTGCCCAGTGCCACAGCCCAGAGCCCAGAGCCTCCCAGGTCCACGTCACCCCTGGGCTCCAGCAACACCAGCGGAGCAAGCTCAGCCAAAGCACATCATCCTCGGCAGAGCTCCTGGGAGGAAAGGATGCCACCTGCCCAGGCCAcatccccagtgctgctgggccTCACCCAGCAGCCCGGGAGCACTGGGGTTAGAGCCCATGACTTGGAGGAGGACTCgggaagcagcagtgctgccagcccagcGCCTGGTGCAGTGGGGAAGCCGGACACAGTTTCCCAGGAGGCCAGGAGCAgaaccagcagctcctgcagctctcgGGAGACAGAGCGTGGCACCGACATCCCTGCTGCCCCCGGTGCCGCGCCGGCTGACCCCGCAGCCGTCAGGTGCATCAAGGCGAAATCCCCCTGGTcggccagtgctgctgcagggcagagcagcagcatatCACCACCACCGGCCAAGAAGCTGGCGCCCTCTGGCAGAAAGGTGAGCCTGAGCTTCTGCCCGGGGCCTTCAGCAGGTGCCTTGTCCCTTCTGAAGCAGGGCTTGTGCTGTGGGCAAGTGCAGAGCCAGTGCTGGGGGCCACGCCTGGCTGGAGAGGGTGGGGAGAGACCCAGCCCGGGCTGCAGAGGGAGGGCAGAGGCGCTGCTGTTCGCACGAGTGATGTGGGAGAGATGGCTCCTGCCTTGCTGAGGACACAGGGCGGCCTCGCAGCCCTCCCTGGGGTGAACGGGGGCAGGAGGCCTCAGAGCTGCCCTCTGGGCACCGCGGTGCAGCCGGGGCTCAGCACCGGGCACTGGGGCTTCTGGTCTTGAAActtccttgcttccttttttgctttgtgctcCTACCTAAAAGCACATCTGATTCTTCTTCCACCACTCCGCTTCCCTCCCGCTGTGCGTGTCCCCTTTCCCTGGGCTCCCCTTTTGATTTTCCCCTGTTGGCTGATGGAAACCTCTTTTCTGCAGCTCACCAAGTCTTTATTTGTGTCAATACCCGCAGGGCTGGAAGCTGCACAGAAGTGCCCACCACGCGCAGGCTCGCGTGCGAGTTGCTGGCAGCAACTTCCCACCAAACACCGGCTGCCCCGACTCAGCTCTCCTGCCTTTGGGCACGTGCAGGTGAGCAGTGCCCATCGCTGCCCGGCTCCTGCGCCGCAgccaggccagcagcagcctcgGGGGGCTCCACGAGGCGACTCTGGCCTCAGCGCTGGCTCAGGGGTGATTTTGGCAGCCAGCTCCCCTGCTCTGGACTGCTcatccccagcccagcccctcGGCACCCAGCCTCCCCCCGGAGCAGTGCTGGTCCATGACCACCCCTCGCACCACCTTTGTCTCTGCAGCGCGGAGAAGGAGCCCAGCCTGCTCACCGCCGACTCCTTCACGAAGAAACGGCGGCATGAGGCAGTCAGCAGCCTCGGCACTGCAGCAGGCGAGGACGAGGTCTCCATCCCACCTAAGAAAAAGAAGAACCTTCTTGCTGCGGAGGCCTCGGTGTCCCTggaggggctggaggcagcaggtcCCAGTAGTGACAGGGAGGCACCGGGCTCTCAGGCCCTTGAGAGCTGGCTCATGTCATCCCCCCCTGCTCACCCGGACTgggagcccagctctgccccaaggagggaaaagaagaggaggagggaggagaggtaATTGCTCTGTTCGGGGCTGCTGCCACACTGGAGCTCTGCCCACCTTTGCTCTGCCTGGAGTCAGGTTCCCTGGGTTGTGGTGGGTGCTGCTTGTCTTCCTGCGGGTGGGAGGAACCTTGCCGGTGGCCAGCCCAAGCACTGCCTTGCTGCGGGTGGTTTCACAGCACCCCAAATGCAGCCCTGCAGTGGGGGTGTCACTGCGTCCTGTTGCCCTGGGGTGAAACTCCAAGTTGTGCCAGCTCCACTCTGGCTGGAGTGAGCTGAGCCCGgctgccttcccctgctccagcgtggcTGCGGTGGAGCCCTGGAGGGCAAAGAAGCAGCGAGCAGAGGCTGACGTGACCAGGCACCGCAAGCACAAGTGGAGGGGAAGTACCAGCAGTCAGGCCACGGGGGAGCCGGCTGCCAAAGTCATCCGTGCTGCAGGTACGACCCTGTGCCTCCACCTGGTGCCTGGCAGGGGGGAGCTGACACCTTGTCTGCCAAGCCTGCACTCGTATGTGGTCTCTGGTGCTTGTGATCCATGCAGCTGCCTGGAGGAAGGGCTTCTTTTCCACTCTTGCCCTTGCCTGGGCTCCTGCAGGCCAGTGTGCAGCTcgtgcagcagagctgccccacGGTACCCAGGATGGGGGTGTGCTCTTCTGCAGACATGTGGAGGGGCAAAGATTTACCACCGGGCAGGGGGATAAATCCTCCTCTCTGCCCAGGACAGGCCCTAGAGTGCCCAAGCACCCCGTGCCCTCCGGACCTTCTTAGTCCTGACAGTGTCTCTGGAGCGTGAGATGTGCCTTAGAGGATGAGCCTCTGCCTCATGCTCACCTTGCCTCTTCCCGCAGTGGCAGCAGACAGCCAAGCTGGAGACGGGTACAGGCGCTGCCCTGCTACCAGGAGGCCTGCACCTGACCGTGGGGCTGGCACAGCACCAACGAGCCAGCCAGAGTCCACAGtggtgcagcagctgcttgtgGACTCCTTGGACAAGGCTTATGGCAAACAAGGTAATTAATCCCTTCTTGCCTGGGTGGGTGAACAGCAGCGCAGCGCCCCTGCCTTGAGCCCTTCCAGGGCCCGAGGTAGAGCCGGGCTGCTGCACCCAGGTGCAGGGCTCGTGGGGTCCTAGAGTGAGGGgctccagccctggccctgTGCTGGCGCGTGCCGTGCAGCATGGCCTGGGGCTCCGTGCTGACCACGCTGCTTCACAGTCTTGACCTGGAACGGCAGCATCTCGGCTGTCAGTCGGGATGCCATTCAGTCTACAGCCTCGGCCCGGAGGAAGACCATCATCGACGAGTGGGACGAGGAGTTTGACAGAGGGAAGGTGGGTGctggccccatccctggctgggTCGGTGGGAAGAAGCTTGGGGCGCTGTGTGCTGACCCCAGGAGccttcctgcctctgcacaGGTGAAGAAGGTTAAAAAGcggaggagggagcagagacaccACAATCCCTTCCAGCGGCTGCACCGCCAGCGCAGCTTCTGGGCGGTGACACATCCGGCCAAGGCAGCGAGCCTGGGCCACCGCCTCTGAGGTGAGCAGGTCCAGGGGCCCGGAGCGGAGCTGCAGAGGGGCAGGCGCGGGGCGGGTGCTCACACCGCTCTTTTCTTCCAGCCTGAATCCCAGCCAGCGGGAGGAGCAGCCCCGGCCATGGAGCTCtgtcctgggagctgctgcGCACGGAAGAGGACACCGCTCCCCATGTCTCTGCAAGGCAGCTCGATGTCGCTGCCTTCTGCTGTGAGGGAGCTGAGGAGGAACGTGCCTTGTCCAGGCTCCTTCAGGAGCTCTCCTGCgcctgcagctggagcagccccttctcccccccaGCCTGGAGCCTCGCTTGGGGGGGCTCCTGCCAAGTGCCTCACGACCATCGCTGCTGCTCCGGCTCCAGCCCCATGGACCCAGCTGCGATCCGcacccagggctgctcctcctcccactcctgccccccatttctcccccccccaccaCTTTGGAGTCACCGTTAAACTGTCCCCTGCACCGGCCCGCGCTGCGCGTGGGGGGCGGCGCCTCGCGGGGACGGGGCGGCCGTGGCCGGCAATAAAGACGTGATGGTGATTCGGTAGCGCTTGGCTTGGCTCAGCTCCCGGTCGGGACTGGCGCAACCCGCTCCCGCAGGTGGGGTGGCGGAGGAAGCGCCGGGGGAGAAGTGGCTCCCAGTGCCCGCAGCGAGTGCGTGGGGCAGGCTCCTGcgtgctgctctgctccaacCGGGCCCAGCCTCATCCTGCCCTggggctctgcagtgctgctgctgcttgtgagcAGCCCACGGTGTTGGTGCTGCTGGGTCACAGCGACTCGCTGTCTGTCgtgtcagtgctgctgggctgcagagacCTGCTGCACGTCTTTGAGGCAGGTTCCTGGGGGTCAGCAGGTGCGTTTTCCTTGAGCAACAACTTTGCTGAGGGGGAGGCTGGAATCCGTCTGGGTGTGATCTCAAGCCAAGGTCTCGATGCTGCATGGTGTGCTAGTGGCTGTTCTTCCTGCGAGCTGCAGTCACCCGGGTGCTGCCAGTGCCAATGCAGAGGGTTCATAGGCTGGTTTCCTGCCTGTGACAGTTGTGCATCGCAACCTCTTATTCTACCCTAGAAATGACTGTGCTTGGCCCCAGGGAAGGTACTGTGTGAGAGAAGGTGCAAGCACCCAGCCCACTGGTGTGCAGCCACAGGAATCCCCATCCTCTGGTGAACCCCTATCGCACCTCAGGCCCTGCTTTCTCTGAGTCGTTCCCATGTTGCAGTGGCACTGGCACGTGCCATAGAGCTGCCCATCTGCAATGGCTCTGGCTGAGTGTCCCTGTCAGGTCTAAGATGTCGTACTGGACCA encodes the following:
- the LOC115616549 gene encoding ubiquitin carboxyl-terminal hydrolase 36-like isoform X1 — encoded protein: MLPAERRRLFRARAPGAPRAPGTQGLAMPVTERLRELMKRARREMNGNMTQLLAGSAKKVLLQKVEFEPARRTFSEQLQRLRGKYVRLNSPAKAAGHQCGPEEQQRVEQESGDALVGSRDGIPAPQKVLFPVERLSLKWEKVHRIGAGLRNLGNTCFLNSTVQCLTYTPPLANYLLSKEHSSTCDQGSFCMMCIMQNHVAQAFANSGNVIKPVAFVRDLKKIARHMRFGQQEDAHEFLRYTIDAMQKSCLSGCTRLDCETQATTLVHQIFGGYLRSRVECLVCKSVSDTYDPFLDLALEIWQARDLLEALELFVKPDLLGGENSYLCAGCNNRVSATKRFSIHRPSNVLTLSLKRFFFYGGQKLTKDLAYPEFLNIRPYMSKNKGDPVMYGLYAVLVHSGYSCHAGHYYCYVKASNGQWYQMNDSMVRCSNINAVLNQEAYLLFYVRIPGPEKSLDGPIARAASKLTVCNGTVSKEAKKTVSHRPLFPSLRRSVLPEKKGPGPEEVGVPVDRRTLSTRPELQNGTAPEKLPVTSLGTQEAFKATCAGTALPSATAQSPEPPRSTSPLGSSNTSGASSAKAHHPRQSSWEERMPPAQATSPVLLGLTQQPGSTGVRAHDLEEDSGSSSAASPAPGAVGKPDTVSQEARSRTSSSCSSRETERGTDIPAAPGAAPADPAAVRCIKAKSPWSASAAAGQSSSISPPPAKKLAPSGRKGWKLHRSAHHAQARVRVAGSNFPPNTGCPDSALLPLGTCSAEKEPSLLTADSFTKKRRHEAVSSLGTAAGEDEVSIPPKKKKNLLAAEASVSLEGLEAAGPSSDREAPGSQALESWLMSSPPAHPDWEPSSAPRREKKRRREESVAAVEPWRAKKQRAEADVTRHRKHKWRGSTSSQATGEPAAKVIRAAVAADSQAGDGYRRCPATRRPAPDRGAGTAPTSQPESTVVQQLLVDSLDKAYGKQVLTWNGSISAVSRDAIQSTASARRKTIIDEWDEEFDRGKVKKVKKRRREQRHHNPFQRLHRQRSFWAVTHPAKAASLGHRL
- the LOC115616549 gene encoding ubiquitin carboxyl-terminal hydrolase 36-like isoform X2, encoding MGIALSCEQGEHQGLQPHHLPRRVDLCAPPAGDQGSFCMMCIMQNHVAQAFANSGNVIKPVAFVRDLKKIARHMRFGQQEDAHEFLRYTIDAMQKSCLSGCTRLDCETQATTLVHQIFGGYLRSRVECLVCKSVSDTYDPFLDLALEIWQARDLLEALELFVKPDLLGGENSYLCAGCNNRVSATKRFSIHRPSNVLTLSLKRFFFYGGQKLTKDLAYPEFLNIRPYMSKNKGDPVMYGLYAVLVHSGYSCHAGHYYCYVKASNGQWYQMNDSMVRCSNINAVLNQEAYLLFYVRIPGPEKSLDGPIARAASKLTVCNGTVSKEAKKTVSHRPLFPSLRRSVLPEKKGPGPEEVGVPVDRRTLSTRPELQNGTAPEKLPVTSLGTQEAFKATCAGTALPSATAQSPEPPRSTSPLGSSNTSGASSAKAHHPRQSSWEERMPPAQATSPVLLGLTQQPGSTGVRAHDLEEDSGSSSAASPAPGAVGKPDTVSQEARSRTSSSCSSRETERGTDIPAAPGAAPADPAAVRCIKAKSPWSASAAAGQSSSISPPPAKKLAPSGRKGWKLHRSAHHAQARVRVAGSNFPPNTGCPDSALLPLGTCSAEKEPSLLTADSFTKKRRHEAVSSLGTAAGEDEVSIPPKKKKNLLAAEASVSLEGLEAAGPSSDREAPGSQALESWLMSSPPAHPDWEPSSAPRREKKRRREESVAAVEPWRAKKQRAEADVTRHRKHKWRGSTSSQATGEPAAKVIRAAVAADSQAGDGYRRCPATRRPAPDRGAGTAPTSQPESTVVQQLLVDSLDKAYGKQVLTWNGSISAVSRDAIQSTASARRKTIIDEWDEEFDRGKVKKVKKRRREQRHHNPFQRLHRQRSFWAVTHPAKAASLGHRL